In the Limanda limanda chromosome 1, fLimLim1.1, whole genome shotgun sequence genome, one interval contains:
- the smad2 gene encoding mothers against decapentaplegic homolog 2, whose translation MSSILPFTPPVVKRLLGWKKTPASTGGAGGGIGGVGEQNGGGQEEKWCEKAVKSLVKKLKKTGQLDELEKAISTQNSNTKCVTIPSNCSDLWGLGSGHTIEQWDSAGMYGYPDHSRSLDGRLQVSHRKGLPHVIYCRLWRWPDLHSHHELRAIDTCQYAFNLKKDEVCVNPYHYQRVETPVLPPVLVPRHTEILTELPPLDDFTNSIPENTNFPAGIDPPNNYIPETPPPGYISEDGETSDQQMNQSMESGSPAEMSPSTLSPVSHGLDLQPVTYSEPAFWCSIAYYELNQRVGETFHASQPSLTVDGFTDPSNSERFCLGLLSNVNRNATVEMTRRHIGRGVRLYYIGGEVFAECLSDSAIFVQSPNCNQRYGWHPATVCKIPPGCNLKIFNNQEFAALLAQSVNQGFEAVYQLTRMCTIRMSFVKGWGAEYRRQTVTSTPCWIELHLNGPLQWLDKVLTQMGSPSVRCSSMS comes from the exons ATgtcctccatccttcccttcacTCCCCCGGTAGTGAAACGTCTCCTGGGATGGAAGAAGACTCCAGCAAGTACcgggggagcaggaggaggaattgGGGGAGTCGGGGAGCAGAATGGAGGAGGTCAGGAGGAGAAATGGTGCGAGAAAGCCGTGAAGAGCCtggtgaagaagctgaagaagacaGGGCAGCTGGATGAGCTGGAGAAGGCCATCAGCACACAGAACAGCAACACAAAGTGTGTCACTATACCCAG CAATTGCTCAGATCTATGGGGTCTAGGCTCAGGCCACACGATAGAGCAGTGGGACTCTGCAGGCATGTATGGATACCCTGACCACAGCAG GTCTCTGGACGGGCGTCTTCAGGTGTCCCATCGCAAAGGCCTGCCGCACGTCATCTACTGCCGCCTCTGGAGATGGCCCGACCTACACAGCCACCATGAGCTGAGGGCCATCGATACCTGCCAGTACGCCTTCAACCTCAAGAAGGATGAAGTGTGCGTCAATCCCTACCATTACCAGAGAGTGGAGACGCCAG TGCTGCCACCAGTGTTGGTTCCGCGACATACAGAGATTCTGACAGAGCTTCCACCTCTTGATGATTTTACAAACTCCATTCCTGAGAACACCAACTTCCCTGCTGGCATAGACCCTCCGAATAACTATATACCAG AGACTCCTCCCCCCGGCTACATCAGTGAAGATGGAGAGACCAGCGACCAGCAGATGAATCAGAGTATGGAATCAG GCTCACCAGCAGaaatgtcaccaagcaccttgTCACCTGTCAGTCATGGCCTGG acctTCAGCCAGTCACGTACAGTGAACCAGCGTTCTGGTGCTCTATAGCCTACTACGAACTAAACCAGCGGGTGGGAGAGACGTTCCACGCCTCACAGCCGTCTCTGACAGTCGACGGCTTCACCGACCCCTCCAACTCTGAACGCTTCTGTCTAGGGCTCCTCAGCAACGTGAACAGGAACGCAACTGTCGAAATGACAAGGAGACATatag GTCGCGGTGTGAGGTTGTATTACATCGGAGGGGAGGTGTTCGCCGAGTGCCTCAGCGACAGTGCCATTTTTGTCCAGAGTCCCAATTGTAACCAGCGGTACGGCTGGCATCCTGCCACAGTCTGCAAGATACCACCAG GCTGTAACCTGAAGATTTTTAACAACCAAGAGTTTGCTGCACTGCTGGCCCAGTCAGTCAATCAGGGATTCGAGGCGGTCTACCAGCTAACCAGGATGTGCACGATCAGAATGAGCTTCGTCAAGGGCTGGGGAGCCGAGTACAG